One window of Nymphaea colorata isolate Beijing-Zhang1983 chromosome 11, ASM883128v2, whole genome shotgun sequence genomic DNA carries:
- the LOC116264735 gene encoding multiple organellar RNA editing factor 2, chloroplastic-like, producing the protein MALIPISRAISVRCQVTAAFSRRLYTSLSAARPRSSPFVGSFTSPRSLSPALSHALRLSLGGTSRMSIRCRVNRSGDSAYSPLNSSSNFSDRPPTEMAPLFPGCDYEHWLIVMENPGGEGATKQQMIDCYIQTLAKVVGSEEEAKKRIYNVSCERYFGFGCEIDEETSNKLEGLPGVLFVLPDSYVDPENKDYGAELFVNGEIVQRSPERQRRVEPVPQRAQDRPRYNDRTRYVRRRENQR; encoded by the exons ATGGCCCTCATTCCCATCTCACGAGCCATCTCCGTGCGGTGCCAAGTAACCGCCGCCTTCTCCAGAAGGCTCTACACGTCCCTTTCCGCAGCCCGGCCGAGGTCTTCTCCATTTGTTGGCAGCTTCACCTCCCCCCGTTCGCTCTCGCCCGCTCTCTCTCACGCCCTCCGTCTTTCTCTAGGCGGCACAAGCCGCATGTCCATCAGGTGTCGCGTCAACCGCTCCGGCGATTCAGCGTACTCGCCGCTGAACTCGTCCTCCAATTTCAGTGACCGTCCGCCAACAGAGATGGCGCCGCTTTTCCCTGGCTGCGATTACGAGCACTGGCTCATCGTCATGGAAAATCCTGGTGGCGAGGGAGCCACTAAACAGCAGATGATCGATTGCTACATCCAGACCTTAGCTAAGGTCGTCGGCAG TGAAGAGGAAGCAAAGAAGAGGATCTATAATGTTTCTTGTGAGCGGTATTTTGGTTTTGGCTGTGAGATTGATGAGGAGACTTCCAACAAGCTTGAAG GACTTCCTGGAGTCTTGTTTGTGCTCCCAGATTCGTATGTTGATCCCGAAAACAAAGACTATGGTG CTGAATTGTTTGTTAATGGAGAAATAGTTCAAAGGTCTCCTGAGCGGCAAAGGAGAGTTGAACCAGTGCCCCAGAGAGCTCAAGACAGACCACGGTACAATGACAGAACTCGTTATGTAAGGCGCAGAGAAAATCAACGGTGA